AACAGCGCGCGTAACTCGCCCAGCAGTGATTCGATAAACTGCCGTAGGTGTAACGGAATCATCACTTGATGATTCCAGATCAATAAAATCGCACCGGAGGTTGAGCTGCTCAGTTCTGCACCCGCTAGATGCTGGAGTGGCAAGACAGCAAGAGAGCGAACACCTCTCGCCAATAAAGTACGAGCTGCCGTTGGAGCAGTCTTGTAGTTTTCGTAGTAAAGGCAGCGATTCTGCGTCAGAGCTTCTGTAAACAGAGCAGGGGTTGTTAGCTGATCAGGAAACGCAGCTGATGGCAGAGAAACCAGAGCTTCAGCCGTTACCTCATCCAATTGACGTAAAGCGACTGCTACATCGGCACAGGTGAACTTACGCAGTGAGTTCAGCGCATAAGTGATCAGCGTGTCAGGCGTAGTTCCTAAGCTGGTGTTGGTCATCCTGGCTAGGACTGACTGGGAGGCCAAACGCCATTCAATATTCAGCAGTGCTTGGCGAGTGTATGGACTAAAGGCCAATATGCCAGTCAGTTCAACCCACTGCCGTACTGAGCCACCATTTATCCTGTGGAGTTCAATTCCTAAACTGCCAATGCCAAACAGTAGCAACAGGCCTGAAACTGGTGCTGGTAGGAGGACACACAACAACGAAAGTATCAGGGCTAGCAACTCTGCGTTCCAGCCTTCCAGCCAACCTAAGCCAACCAGCAAGAGCACCAGCCCCAGCAAGGCGGGTCTGAACGTTGGCAGGCGATCAGGCCGAGTAGAAAGCAACCATAGGCGGCAGCGAGCTAAACAGCGAGACATGTAGCAACTGCTTGAGTCACAACGTCAGGCGCACTCAGATGAGGTAGGTGACCCTTCGCGTCGATCGGAACGAGTTGACTCTGAGGAATATGGGCGGCGAGGTATTTTCCCACCTCATTGGGCACAGCAATGTCATTGCTGGCTTGCAAGATCACTGTTGGAATCTTCAGCCGTGGCAACTCAGCTCGGTGATCCGACTGAAAGATGACTCGAGCAACGGCTTGGGCAATATCGGGCCGAATCGCAGCAAGCGTATTGGCAAATTCAGTTGCCAATTCTGGTCGCTCGGGGTTTCCCATTGCAATAGGAGCAAAGCCACTAGCCCAAGCATGATAGTTCGCAGACATTGCCGCATAGAGGCTATCTAGATCTGCTTGTTCAAAGCCACCGATGTAGCCAACATCGTTGAGATAGCGAGGAGATGCACTGATGAAAATCAGCAGCTTGAAGTACTGCGGCTCAATCAATGCAGCTAGCAAGCTGACCATGCCACTCACGGAATGCCCAACCAGTGTGCACTGCCTCAGTTTCAACTCAGCACAGAGGTCTAATAGGTCCTCAGCATAGCTGTACAGACTGCTGTAGCGGCGCGGACTATAGGCCGCAAAATCGGACTTGCCAGCACCTACATGATCAAACAAAACAATCCGATATCTGTCTTTGAAGGCTGCAACTTGATGTCGCCAAGCCGTTTGATCTGAGCCAAAGCCGTGAGCAAAGACAATGGTTTGCTCGCCCTGACCTAGAAGCTGTACATTGTTACGTCGCAGGACGGAAGTTGCCATAGTCTAGTCCTTTAGGATAGCAACACACAAAAGAAAGGCCGATATCTTAAGTTTTTTTGAAGTATCCATTACTGCCTTCCTGTTATGAAGCTTTATGACATCGTGAGTGTTCTTTTCAGAAATGCATCAAGGAAAACGGAAGAAAATGGCTCACTCACTTTTCTCAAAAGTGCTGAGACAAAGTAGCTTGGACCGCGAGGAGAAGACCTGAGCGTTGCGACAACTCATGTAACCGGAGCGACTCCACAAGTTCTAGAACAGCGAAACTCCTTTATTCTGCCTTGCCATACCCAAGGAGGCTCACGGTCTTTCAGCTACGGCTGTTGCCTGCCCTCAGCCCTAAGGAATATGGCTAATCAACAGAGTTCCTAGTCAGGAACAAACGAAAAGGTAGACAGTTGATGCTCAGACTGTTTGCATGCTATAGTTTTGATGTCCAGCTGTATGGCTTCAATGACTTGCCGTCTGAATAGCTTCTCGTCTAGACAGCTTTCATTCGAGGCAGTCAGGCTGTACTAGCTCTAATTTCATCAGCCTCTAGGAGGCAAGCCATGTCCAATAACACTTCCAATAACACTGAAGTTGTTACTTTAAGCGCTCAAACCTTCAACCAGGAGGTCCTCGAGAGTTCACAGATTGTGCTGGTTGACTTTTGGGCTCCTTGGTGTGGTCCCTGTCGTTTGGTTGCTCCTATAATCACGGCCTTGGCAGTGGAGTTTGCAGGTCAAGTGAAAGTTGGCAAACTGAACATAGACGAGAACCCAGAGGTTGCCAGTGAGTATGGGATCACAGCTGTGCCAACCCTGATGCTATTCAAAGATGCGCAGGTCGTGGACGAGGTAATTGGTCTGATCCCTCAGCGCATGCTCGCGGACAAGCTAAGCGCTCTACTTGACCAATCCAAATCTAGTCAAGCTGCTTGAGGGGCCTCGCCAGTAGCTTAAGCCAGGATTCAAATCCTCCTAAGACTGTCCTCTGATACAAGAGTCCTCACCACGACTGTGGGGGCTCTTCTGTTTTGCACCTTTTTCTTAGAGCTTCCTGCTCACATGGGCTAGATTGAAGAGTGGCTTACGTAGATTTTACGTAAATGAGTATAAATACGGATGCCTCACTCCAGCGAGGTCAAGGATACTTTCGTCATGACAGTGCAGTAGATTTTACGTAAATCTTGCACATATCCCTTTGTAACGCACTTTAAGGACTACCCCCATGACTGCCCAACTTGCTCATTCGCAGAGAGGCAAGGTTCGCCTCAGTCTCGACGTATCTCCTGAACTCAACGACGTGCTCGAAGAGCTAGCAGCTAGAAGCAATGGGACCAAGAGTGATGTGCTGCGTAAGGCGATTACCTTGATGAAAGTGGCGACGGACGCTCGGGATAAAGGTCTCAAGGTTGGCATTGTTGATGAGAACCAGCATTTGGTAACTGAAATTGTTGGTATCTGAGCCCTGAATTCTTCATCAAATTCTTTAAGGTACGAAGGCTACAACTTCTCACGGTTCTTCCGGTTAACAGTTGTGGAGTCTAGGAAAGCGTAGGGAGAGCCTAGCTTTGGTCCGGGCTCCAGGCCGGTTGCATCGATGACCCTCAACAATGACTATCCGGAGGTCTTAGACCTCAACGAAGTGGCCGATAGGTTAAACCTAAAGGTCGAACTGAGAGGGCCGACAGCCAGTTTGGTCCTCATTAGAATTGCAAGTCGGCTCAGGCTTACTCAGGCAGTCAGGTGGCTGAAGCTTAAAAGGGGCGAGCCGTTGAACTTGGATGAAGAGGCTGACCGCTTGGGCTTCGATGTTGAACTCAATCCCGGAACTCGGACGCCAATGGGGCGTCGTTAGGGTAGACCCAGGCGGCCCAGCCTGTAGGCTTGTTTGATTACAGGCTGGGTTGAACTTGATTTAATTTCGGCTTCAACTGGAACTACCGAATTGGCACAGGCGAACTTCGGTTCGCCTGCTCTGCTAGCCGCACTGCGGCTAGCTCAAAAGCCCTGAGTCCGTCGCTTCTTCTCATTATGAACCTCAGTTCTGAACAGTCCAAGCCAGACCTCCAATCGCCCCCGAGCCCACCAGATATCGATCTCAATGAGGTAGCAAGCGCTCAGAATCTAACCGTTGAGATCAAAAGTGCAGAACACCCATTAGTGATGCAAGCTCGTCTGACCCGAGAAGTTACAGATGCTTGGTTCGGGCGGTTGCGGGAGTTTTTGCTCTTCGTTTCTGTACTAAGCGGCGTCGGTGTGATCATTGGCTTCGTGTGCTTGCCTATCCTCAACAACCCTAAGGCCTCTGCTGATGACAAAAAGTGGGCGACATCGACCTTGACTCTGATTGTCTCCGGCGGGGTGGGTTATCTAACTGGCAAAAACAGCTCGACCAAAGGCGACTAAGAAGGAGATCGAACTCGAGACTCTTGGCTAGTGCAGTAGCCTATTAACAACTCCAGTCTCGACGTTACTCTTACTGATTGGACCAGCCTGAATCAATTGATCACTGAAGTAGCAACTGACTCAGCAAAACATACTTTTGAATCACAATTTTGACCGTGATTCTGCCGCACTTCGGTCACACTTAGGCAGTCGAATGACTTGTCATTTTTGTCTCCACTAACCTACGTATATCTGCTAACTGTTTCTCCTCAGTTCTTCCGTAAATTTCCCTAGCTGAGAGCCTTACAGACGAGGCTCTCAGCTAGGTTATCAAAGTTTAGGGATGGGAATACTACAGATCTAGACCAAGCTGATTCTGCAGTAGTCATATTGCCTGTGGAGCAACCCTACATTATGATACAGCCAAAAAATTCATCTAATAACTCTAGCAGCGCGATTGACAGGAAAGAGCTAGAAACTTTTCGACAAATGGCTGACGATGGTAGCAGCGATTTACTGATAGAACTGATTGAGTGCTACCTCGAAGAGACGCCTAAAATGCTGCAAGCTATTAGGGCTGCCGCAATCAATTCAGATCACATATTATTGAACCGAACAGCTCATTCTTTACGTTCTAGTAGTGGCAGCCTGGGAGCGATTCAACTCTCGCGACTATGCCAAGAGCTAGAAATTATGACCCACTCGGATAACACAACGGGTATATCCGAAGCTGCGGTGTTTTTAACCATCTGCCAACTAGAGACAGAATACGAACGGGTCAAGTTAGCTCTACAGGAAGAATTGCAAGGAGAGCAGCGATGAACGCCTGTCCTCTTTCCAGTAGCTCCCCGTTAGTGCTTATTGTTGATGATGACAAGTTTATGCGGCTTCAACTGAGACGGGGCCTGGAGCAAGAGGGCTATCGAGTGGTAGAGGCAGTTGATGGTGAGCAATGCCTGGCTCTCTACTCACAGCTGCAGCCAAATATCGTTTTGCTCGATGCGCTTATGCCAGTCATGGACGGCTTCACCTGCTGTACCCAGCTCCAAACTGTGAGCGGTAGCGAGCATACCCCCATCTTGATGATTACGGGGCTTGAGGACAAAAAGTCTGTCGATTTGGCCTTCGAGGCCGGGGCTGCTGATTATGTGACTAAACCCATTCATTGGGCTGTGCTACGCCAGCGGGTCCGACGACTGCTTCGACAATCGCAACTCCACCAGCAGTTGCAGGCGGCGAATCATGAACTACAACGGATGGTGACTTCAGATGGCTTGACAGGAGTTGCTAATCGTCGCTATTTTGATGAGATTTTGGAGCGAGAGTGGCAGCGCTTAGCAAGAGAACAGCAGCCGCTGTCACTAGTTTTAGCTGATGTCGATTTTTTTAAAAACTACAACGACACCTACGGACATCAGGCGGGTGATCATTGCTTGAAAGAAGTCGCTAGGGCAATTGCACAAGCTGTTAAACGTCCTGCTGATTTAGTAGCTCGCTATGGTGGTGAGGAGTTTGCAATTGTTCTACCTAATACAGAGGCGCAGGGAGCGGTTCATGTTGCCGAAGAGATTCGCAAGGCTGTTCAATCCCTGCAGCTTAAACACAAGGCTTCTAAAGTCAATGAGTTTGTAACCCTCAGTTTGGGAGTTACTGGCTTGCTGCCTCAACCGAATTCTTCCCCTGAGCTGCTAATTCTTGCCGCAGACCAAGGTCTCTATCAAGCTAAAGCAGAGGGTCGCAATCGAACCATTCTCAGGGCTTCTCCAAGATTGCCTTTAACTCCACTCCCACTGTGGCAAACCCAAATAAATATCTAGAACCAGTGAGGGATTGCCGAATAGTTGCCAGTATCAAGTATCAAGCGATTCAGTGGTGCTGAGTTCTAGATCAAACCGCTTGAGGGTTGAGGCGAATCATTTCCCAAGTTGTGTAAGTGCCAATTGGGCTCCAAAGTACGTAAGGCAGTAGCAACAGCGCAGCCCAACCCGAGAGCGGCCAAACTGACAGAGTTAGAACAACTCCTAGAACAACCCCAATGGCCCCAAGGATAGTTCCTACTGCTAAACTACGTTGCCGTAGCATCACAGGGATATAGGCCACTGTAAAGATCTCAAGCAGTAGATAAAGTCCCATCAGTAGCCAGGTGACGAAACTGCCCGGATCACTTTCCCAAACTTGGGTTGCTGACCAGGCTCCACAGGCAAAGATAAAAGTCCATATAAAAGGAATAGCAGGCTCGAAAGATAACCAATCGGGCCGTTTTAGGTGCGCGAACCACTGCACATCTCGCAATCTAAGCCACACTCCCCCTAGGGCAACTAAGAAGGTGATTGCTCCGATGGTTAGCCCGGATGTGCTCATAAAATTATCCTCAACCTACTAAAAGCGTATTTAAATCAAGTGTTTAGATCCAAATACTCGCAATTGAAAAAGCTGCTTTAATCAGCCTGTAGTTAGATCAGCCAAGCTATGACAGTGAGTGCTTTGTTAGGTCCTCAGCTGCGCAGCTCGATCTGCAAGTTGAGCTGCGCTGAGCTTGAAGAAAACTATTTTCAGTGAGTTGCTTTGGATCCAATGGCTAATCTGCACCACAATTCCACGTGAATGGAACATGTCTAGAGGCCTCTCAGGGCAAGGCCAGCGCGTCCTATTGCTATTCAAGCCCCACCTCAGCCGACAGCTAGGATAGGGGAACCAGACGTTGGCTGCCTGTTGCTCGATGTCTTCTCCCCAAGTTTCCCGTTGTATCAATCCTGAGTGTCGGCAGCCCTTTCCTCGTCCTTGGGAAGACCGCTTCTGTCAAAGTTGCGGTACGACGCTGCGCTTGAACGAGCGCTACGTGCCGCTTCAGCTGTTGGGGGAGGGGGGCTTTGCTCTGACCTACACCGTACTAGATTTACAAGGCCAGACCGAAAGAGTCTTAAAAGTGCTCACCGACTCGGTACCAAAAGCCCTGACCCTGTTTCAGCAGGAAGCCGAAGTCTTGGCTAGCATCCGGCACCGAGGGGTACCCCGGGTTGAGTCAGACGGCTACTTTGTGGTCAAGACACCCTCGCAGTCGCTGCCCTGCCTGGTGATGGAGAAAATTGAAGGGGTGACTCTGCAAACAGTCCTCAAGCGCCATCCTCAGGGTTGTTCACCTGAGCAAATCATCGACTGGCTACTTCAGGCTACCGAGATCCTGGAGGTTCTTCACAGTCGCCATATCGTTCACCGCGACCTCAAACCAGCCAACCTCATGCTGCGCTCACAGGATGGCAGCCTGGTTGTGATCGATTTCGGTGGCGTCAAACAGATTATGCAGACCACATCGGAGCACTCAGCCGAAAACCAGGCCGCATCTACCCGGCTCTACTCCCTCGGCTACAGCCCACCCGAGCAAGTGACTGGCGCTGCTGTACGACCTCAAGCAGACTTTTTTGCTTTGGGACGCACCATGCTGCACTTGCTGACAGGGCGCTTTCCTACTGAGTTAGAAGACGTTGTCACTGGAGGTCTAGACTGGCAGGTCCGGGGAAAATTCGATGCGCCTCTCGTGGACTTGCTAGAAGACATGACTCGGTTGGATGTTCGCCAACGTCCGACTAGTGCCACTGAGATCCGGCAGCGCCTACAACCGCTCCAATTCTTCTTCTCCAAGCCTCAGCCCTCTATCCCCAACCCTCATCCCAGTCCTTCTGCTCCGTTTCCCCTGCCCCAACCTCCCCCAGTTGCGCCTGCAACCAAACCCCCCCGACGCGCCCATGAGTTTCTTGCCCAAGCCAGTCGAGGGCTCCTGAAGGCGGCACGAGTGGTTACGGATACGGGTTGGAGCGTTCTCTTAGGCGGTTTTGGTGGCTTAGCTGGCGGTGCTCTAGGCTGCCTGCTAGCCTATGCCATTCCTGTGGGGCCTCGATTGATCAATGGGGTACTGGCCCTTTTCCAAGGGCAGCTGGGCGATCCAGCGCTGCTGGTCGGGCGTGAGGTCACCCCTTTTCTGTTAGCTGGCATTGCAACGGCCATTGGTTTAACCGAAGCGGGTGGCTTTCAGCAGCGCCGACGCTATCTGCTCTCGGCGCTAACTGGTGGCAGTGGCTACCTACTGGGGCTGCTAGCGCTGCACGGACTTCTAGCCCTGGGCCTGCCGGGTCTTGCCCTACCATCCTTTACCTTTATTGCCAGTCTGCTGTTGGTGCTGGGTCTGGGACTCAAGCGTGATGCGCTCAGTTATGGCGCTCTGGCAGCGGCTGGCACGACAGGGTTCAGTAGCATGCTACTGCTGTTCCCCAGCTTTGCTGGACCGTTTGCCACGGCTGTAGGTCTGTGGCAGTCCCTGCTCCTCCAACCAGATATTTCAGCCCTTCGATTTGAGGAGTTTCTGTCTGTGTGCAGCTTCTTCGCAGTGATGGGCATCGCACTGGGCCTATCCCTATCTCTGGCTCACTATCTATTGCTACCCCTGGCCCGACAACTGAAGTGATCACTTTCTGATTTTCTAGCGCCGAGACTGGCTGAGGTGTCCTAAGCTGTAGGCTGAATTGTCTGTTGAGTAGCTATGAAACTCGCGGCCCGTCTCAGCCAGATTACCCCTTCCCTGACTCTCGCGATCTCGGCTAAGGCCAAAGCTATGAAGGGAGAGGGCATTGAAGTCTGTAGCTTCAGTGCGGGCGAGCCTGACTTTGATACTCCCGAGCACATTAAGGCAGCGGCAGCCAAGGCGTTGGCCGAGGGCAAAACTAAATATGGCCCTGTTGCTGGGCAACCAGAATTGCGAGCCGCAATCGCACAGAAATTGCAGAACGATAACGGCCTCTGCTACGGCCCAGAGCAAGTACTGGTCACCAACGGTGGGAAGCATTCCCTCTACAACCTGATGATGGCGCTGCTGGACCCAGGCGATGAGGTGATCATTCCTGCCCCGTACTGGCTGAGTTATCCAGAAATGGTCAAACTTGCAGATGGCGTGCCAATCATCGTTCAAACCACGCAAGAAACTGGCTACAAAATTACACCGGCTCAACTGCGCAGCAGCATTACTGAGCGTACAAGGCTATTGATCCTCAATTCTCCCTCAAACCCCACGGGTATGGTCTATACACCTGATGAGGTGCGGGCGCTCGCTGAAGTTGTGGTTGAGGCGGGTATTTGGGTTGTTTCTGACGAGATTTACGAGAAAATTCGCTATGACGGCATTGAGCATCTAAGCATTGGAGCAGCTAGCCCTGAAGCCTTCGAACGCACGATTGTCAGCAGTGGTTTCGCTAAAGCCTACTCCATGACCGGCTGGCGGATTGGTTATCTAGCAGCTCCCTTAGCGATTATCAAAGCAACTAGTACACTGCAAGGACACAGCACCTCGAATGTCTGCACATTCGCTCAATATGGGGCAGTTGCTGCGCTTACGAGTTCGCAAGATTGCGTTGAAGAAATGCGTCTCGCCTTTGCTAAACGCCGTGAGGTAATGTATGGGCGGCTGAGCACAATTCCAGGGGTCAAATGCCCGAAACCGGATGGTGCTTTCTACCTGTATCCGGATATCAGTGCAACCGGCCTGACTTCTATGGCTTTTTGCGATGCCCTGCTCGAGGAAAAGCAAGTAGCTGTTATTCCAGGTATTGCTTTTGGCAACGACACCAATATCCGCCTTTCCTACGCCACAGATCTAGACACAATCGAGAAAGGCATGGACCGGTTAGAAGCATTTGTGCATAGCCGAGTCTGAGATATCCCTAGTTGAGCTTGAGAATCGCACAAGTACATGCCTGTTTCTCCTAGAGAAGCAGGCGTCAGAATTTAGACAGCTCTTCTCTAAAGAATAGGAGGTAAGTCAGCTAATGATGCCCGCCCGTCTGTAAATAGGTAGCACTAACTTTCTCAAAGCTGGTAGTTGCCTGGAAAATAGGAGCGAACCCAGAATACAAAACACACCGCCAAGGATCAGTGTGGTAGGCACTCCAATCCTCTCCGCTAAGCTACCCGCTATCAGATTACCAAAGGGCACCATGCCAAGGAATGACATGGTGTACAAGCTCATGACTCGCCCTCGTTTTTCGTCCTCAATAATGGTTTGCAGAACTGTATTGCTAGAGGCGATTTGAAGAATTAAACCAAGGCCAATCACTAGCATCATGATTAAAGAAAGCCAAAGCTCTCTTGAGAGAGCAAAAGCAATTAGCCCTAGACCTAAAATTGCGGGCGAGGAAACAATGATATAGCCTAAGCCAACGACAGTAGCTCGGGAACTCAAATAAACGCCACCCATCAAAGCCCCTAAACCAGAGGCGGCCATCAAGAAACCAAACGTGTTGGGACCACCGTGGAGAATATCTTGAGCAAAAACAGGTACCAAAATCGTGTAGGGCATACCCATTAAGCTAACCAGAGCGAGCAGCAGCA
This genomic window from Leptolyngbya sp. FACHB-261 contains:
- a CDS encoding alpha/beta fold hydrolase — its product is MATSVLRRNNVQLLGQGEQTIVFAHGFGSDQTAWRHQVAAFKDRYRIVLFDHVGAGKSDFAAYSPRRYSSLYSYAEDLLDLCAELKLRQCTLVGHSVSGMVSLLAALIEPQYFKLLIFISASPRYLNDVGYIGGFEQADLDSLYAAMSANYHAWASGFAPIAMGNPERPELATEFANTLAAIRPDIAQAVARVIFQSDHRAELPRLKIPTVILQASNDIAVPNEVGKYLAAHIPQSQLVPIDAKGHLPHLSAPDVVTQAVATCLAV
- the trxA gene encoding thioredoxin → MSNNTSNNTEVVTLSAQTFNQEVLESSQIVLVDFWAPWCGPCRLVAPIITALAVEFAGQVKVGKLNIDENPEVASEYGITAVPTLMLFKDAQVVDEVIGLIPQRMLADKLSALLDQSKSSQAA
- a CDS encoding DNA-binding protein, whose translation is MTAQLAHSQRGKVRLSLDVSPELNDVLEELAARSNGTKSDVLRKAITLMKVATDARDKGLKVGIVDENQHLVTEIVGI
- a CDS encoding Hpt domain-containing protein, whose protein sequence is MADDGSSDLLIELIECYLEETPKMLQAIRAAAINSDHILLNRTAHSLRSSSGSLGAIQLSRLCQELEIMTHSDNTTGISEAAVFLTICQLETEYERVKLALQEELQGEQR
- a CDS encoding PleD family two-component system response regulator translates to MNACPLSSSSPLVLIVDDDKFMRLQLRRGLEQEGYRVVEAVDGEQCLALYSQLQPNIVLLDALMPVMDGFTCCTQLQTVSGSEHTPILMITGLEDKKSVDLAFEAGAADYVTKPIHWAVLRQRVRRLLRQSQLHQQLQAANHELQRMVTSDGLTGVANRRYFDEILEREWQRLAREQQPLSLVLADVDFFKNYNDTYGHQAGDHCLKEVARAIAQAVKRPADLVARYGGEEFAIVLPNTEAQGAVHVAEEIRKAVQSLQLKHKASKVNEFVTLSLGVTGLLPQPNSSPELLILAADQGLYQAKAEGRNRTILRASPRLPLTPLPLWQTQINI
- a CDS encoding TspO/MBR family protein — encoded protein: MSTSGLTIGAITFLVALGGVWLRLRDVQWFAHLKRPDWLSFEPAIPFIWTFIFACGAWSATQVWESDPGSFVTWLLMGLYLLLEIFTVAYIPVMLRQRSLAVGTILGAIGVVLGVVLTLSVWPLSGWAALLLLPYVLWSPIGTYTTWEMIRLNPQAV
- a CDS encoding serine/threonine-protein kinase, which produces MSSPQVSRCINPECRQPFPRPWEDRFCQSCGTTLRLNERYVPLQLLGEGGFALTYTVLDLQGQTERVLKVLTDSVPKALTLFQQEAEVLASIRHRGVPRVESDGYFVVKTPSQSLPCLVMEKIEGVTLQTVLKRHPQGCSPEQIIDWLLQATEILEVLHSRHIVHRDLKPANLMLRSQDGSLVVIDFGGVKQIMQTTSEHSAENQAASTRLYSLGYSPPEQVTGAAVRPQADFFALGRTMLHLLTGRFPTELEDVVTGGLDWQVRGKFDAPLVDLLEDMTRLDVRQRPTSATEIRQRLQPLQFFFSKPQPSIPNPHPSPSAPFPLPQPPPVAPATKPPRRAHEFLAQASRGLLKAARVVTDTGWSVLLGGFGGLAGGALGCLLAYAIPVGPRLINGVLALFQGQLGDPALLVGREVTPFLLAGIATAIGLTEAGGFQQRRRYLLSALTGGSGYLLGLLALHGLLALGLPGLALPSFTFIASLLLVLGLGLKRDALSYGALAAAGTTGFSSMLLLFPSFAGPFATAVGLWQSLLLQPDISALRFEEFLSVCSFFAVMGIALGLSLSLAHYLLLPLARQLK
- a CDS encoding pyridoxal phosphate-dependent aminotransferase — encoded protein: MKLAARLSQITPSLTLAISAKAKAMKGEGIEVCSFSAGEPDFDTPEHIKAAAAKALAEGKTKYGPVAGQPELRAAIAQKLQNDNGLCYGPEQVLVTNGGKHSLYNLMMALLDPGDEVIIPAPYWLSYPEMVKLADGVPIIVQTTQETGYKITPAQLRSSITERTRLLILNSPSNPTGMVYTPDEVRALAEVVVEAGIWVVSDEIYEKIRYDGIEHLSIGAASPEAFERTIVSSGFAKAYSMTGWRIGYLAAPLAIIKATSTLQGHSTSNVCTFAQYGAVAALTSSQDCVEEMRLAFAKRREVMYGRLSTIPGVKCPKPDGAFYLYPDISATGLTSMAFCDALLEEKQVAVIPGIAFGNDTNIRLSYATDLDTIEKGMDRLEAFVHSRV